In one window of Solanum pennellii chromosome 2, SPENNV200 DNA:
- the LOC107010777 gene encoding protein PHLOEM PROTEIN 2-LIKE A9-like: protein MASKAFHYQGNHKFCKTQKGYIVYPKALDIIWGNDKRFWKLPKYEKDGAELIQVNWLEVTGCIDDINIAKKTSYNIEFTMSLMADAFGWSDSPIYLMAKWGDNTQWRKVNLTSETNGKKMISKTIMITKGKGNNVDKIYFGLYEVWNKKWKGGLKIHSVNLIEI, encoded by the exons ATGGCTTCAAAAGCTTTTCACTATCAAGGCAATCACAAATTCTGTAAAACACAAAAG GGTTATATAGTTTATCCGAAAGCACTTGATATTATTTGGGGAAATGATAAACGCTTCTGGAAGTTACCCAAATATGA AAAAGATGGTGCAGAACTTATACAGGTAAATTGGTTGGAGGTAACTGGTTGCATCGACGATATTAATATAGCGAAGAAAACATCATACAACATTGAATTTACAATGTCATTGATGGCTGATGCGTTCGGTTGGAGCGATTCACCGATTTATCTTATGGCTAAATGGGGAGATAATACTCAATGGAGAAAGGTAAATTTGACAAGTGAGACTAATGGCAAAAAGATGATATCAAAAACTATTATGATAACAAAAGGGAAGGGGAACAATGTTGATAAGATTTATTTTGGATTGTATGAAGTTTGGAACAAAAAGTGGAAAGGAGGTCTCAAAATACATTCAGTAAACTTAATAGAAATCTAA
- the LOC107010662 gene encoding protein PHLOEM PROTEIN 2-LIKE A9-like, translating into MASRSLHYQGNHTFSKTQKGYIVYPKGLSIVWGNEKRFWKLPKYEKDDAELIQVNWLEVTGCIDDINIAKKTSYNIEFTMSLMTDAFGWNDSPIYLMAKWGDNTQWRKVNLANKTNDKKMISETITIIKGKGSNTDKICFGLYEVWNKKWKGGLKIHSVNLIET; encoded by the exons ATGGCTTCAAGATCTCTTCACTATCAAGGCAACCACACATTCTCTAAAACACAAAAG GGTTATATAGTTTATCCGAAAGGTCTTAGTATTGTTTGGGGAAACGAGAAACGCTTTTGGAAGTTACCAAAATACGA AAAGGATGATGCAGAACTTATACAAGTAAATTGGTTAGAAGTAACTGGTTGCATCGACGATATTAATATAGCGAAGAAAACATCATACAACATTGAATTTACAATGTCATTGATGACTGATGCGTTCGGTTGGAACGACTCACCAATATATCTTATGGCTAAATGGGGAGATAATACTCAATGGAGAAAGGTGAATTTGGCAAATAAGACTAATGACAAAAAGATGATATCAGAAACTATTACTATAATAAAAGGTAAAGGGAGCAATACTGATAAGATTTGTTTTGGATTGTATGAAGTTTGGAACAAAAAGTGGAAAGGAGGTCTCAAAATTCATTCTGTAAACTTAATAGAGACCTAA
- the LOC107009412 gene encoding uncharacterized protein C12B10.15c, whose product MARSNSGISGTIDLTGNLPPEKVVELTGKVHQLPCCIKFNGPSDVSQYFKPKPTGVIVDGLNVEESHFRGRKLQGTTVAIPHGYSGFVLGKKMPVEKRKRSEEDSSCWEMKAKFQNITLWNHDSLPSENDASLRAFHLFSVATALHQPVSLEDLEAASIDQELEL is encoded by the exons ATGGCGAGAAGCAACAGTGGAATTTCAGGCACAATTGACCTTACCGGCAATCTTCCGCCGGAGAAGGTGGTGGAACTCACCGGAAAAGTGCACCAGCTGCCGTGCTGTATCAAGTTCAATGGTCCATCTGATGTTTCACAGTACTTCAAACCCAAACCTACCG GTGTAATTGTTGATGGATTAAATGTGGAGGAATCTCATTTTAGAGGAAGGAAGCTTCAGGGTACTACTGTTGCAATTCCTCATGGCTATTCTG GGTTTGTCTTGGGAAAGAAAATGCCTGTTGAGAAAAGGAAAAGGTCCGAGGAAGATTCAAGTTGCTGGGAGATGAAGGCAAAGTTCCAAAACATAACATTGTGGAACCATGATTCTCTTCCCTCAGAAAATGATGCTTCCTTGCGTGCCTTCCACCTATTTTCTGTTGCAACAGCA CTGCACCAACCAGTCAGTCTTGAAGACCTGGAAGCTGCATCAATCGATCAAGAACTAGAGCTATAA
- the LOC107011909 gene encoding exocyst complex component EXO84C — protein MRMESSEEEDDFPCIESVTPQSKIDSIYQSKTEKGIRKICFELLDLKDAVENLCGNTRTKCLAFLRLSEEVVETEHELNELRKHISAQGILVQDLMNGVCRELDEWSRTSGDVQEANESSRSSDYGDTFVNDMEDENMLFLENIDVLLAEHKIEEVIEAIDAKERSHPELKSSGDTSPTEPSSFKSALSKRKKMLENQLVEITERPSIGIVELKKALSALLKLGKGSLAHQLLVNSYRSRLRKSIEAFLPLCPCYPETYSATLSNLVFSTISLATKESGAMFGDNPVYSNRIIQWAEREIEYFVRLVKEHAPPSDGAPALHAASVCVQASLNHCNALEKQGLKLSKLLLVLLHPYMEEVLELNYIRARKAVLDFASSDEGKPLSPRFASPLSTFATTSDTLLVESGMRFIYIVKEIVEKLTQLVILHFGANILTRISHLFDKYVDSLIKALPGLSEDDNLTELKEPVPFRAETDSQQLALLGTAFTIAEELLPMVVSRIWNVLNESKEVGSENMMPAANNTVELKDWRRQLQHSLDKLRDNFCRQYVVNFIYSRDGDARLDAQIYLSGVGQDTIWDADPLPSLPFQALFGKLQQLATVAGDVLLGREKIQKVLLARLTETVVMWLSDEQEFWSVLEDESAPLQPLGLQQLILDMHFTVEIARFAGYPSRHVHQISSDIIARAVRTFSARGIDPQSALPEDEWFTETAKGAINKLLLGGSGSDTSEIDDEHIIMHDEGMSDSDGSPSSLSSADSSESFASAEMGDLDSPLYLSDPES, from the exons ATGAGGATGGAAAgcagtgaagaagaagatgatttcCCATGTATTGAAAGTGTTACTCCTCAGTCCAAGATCGACTCAATTTACCAGTCCAAGACTGAAAAG GGAATTAGGAAAATCTGTTTTGAGCTTTTGGATTTGAAGGATGCGGTGGAAAACCTGTGTGGTAATACTCGAACTAAGTGCCTGGCCTTCTTGAG ATTGTCTGAGGAAGTTGTGGAAACAGAACACGAGCTCAATGAGCTTAGAAAGCATATATCCGCACAGGGTATTCTTGTTCAAGATCTCATGAATGGTGTATGCAGAGAATTGGATGAATGGAGCCGAACTAGTGGTGATGTCCAAGAAGCTAATGAAAGCTCTCGGAGCTCTGACTATGGTGATACTTTCGTGAATGACATGGAAGATGAAAACATGTTGTTTTTGGAGAATATTGATGTTCTTCTGGCTGAGCACAAGATTGAGGAAGTAATAGAGGCAATAGATGCTAAAGAAAGAAGTCATCCTGAGTTGAAAAGTTCAGGAGACACTTCACCTACTGAACCATCATCTTTTAAATCTGCTTTgtctaaaagaaaaaagatgctGGAGAATCAGCTGGTTGAGATCACTGAACGACCCTCAATTGGCATTGTTGAACTTAAGAAAGCCTTGTCTGCTTTGCTCAAGCTTGGAAAAGGTTCTTTGGCACATCAGCTACTTGTTAATTCGTACAGATCTCGTCTTCGGAAAAGTATTGAGGCTTTCCTTCCCCTTTGTCCTTGTTATCCCGAGACTTATTCAGCCACATTGTCTAACCTTGTATTCTCTACCATTTCTTTGGCTACTAAGGAATCTGGTGCAATGTTTGGTGACAATCCTGTTTATAGCAACAGAATTATCCAGTGGGCAGAAAGGGAGATTGAATACTTTGTGCGGTTAGTTAAAGAACATGCACCGCCTTCTGATGGAGCTCCTGCTTTACATGCAGCAAGTGTTTGTGTTCAAGCCAGTCTTAACCACTGTAATGCCCTGGAGAAACAGGGCCTTAAACTGTCAAAATTACTCTTGGTGCTTTTGCACCCATATATGGAAGAAGTCCTCGAGTTGAACTATATACGAGCCAGGAAAGCGGTTCTTGATTTTGCTTCAAGTGATGAAGGGAAACCATTGTCACCTCGGTTTGCTTCTCCTTTATCTACATTTGCAACTACATCTGATACTCTGCTTGTTGAAAGTGGAATGAGATTCATATATATAGTCAAA GAAATAGTGGAGAAGCTCACCCAGTTAGTCATTCTACATTTTGGAGCTAACATATTGACCAGAATTTCACATCTTTTTGACAAGTATGTGGATTCATTGATTAAAGCCCTACCTGGTCTTTCTGAGGATGATAATCTCACTGAGCTGAAAGAACCTGTTCCTTTTAGAGCTGAAACAGACTCTCAGCAGCTTGCACTATTGGGAACTGCATTTACCATTGCTGAGGAACTATTGCCTATGGTTGTATCTAGAATTTGGAATGTTCTTAATGAAAGCAAGGAAGTGGGGTCTGAAAATATGATGCCTGCTGCAAACAATACCGTAGAACTCAAGGACTGGAGGCGTCAACTTCAGCATTCACTGGACAAACTTAGAGATAATTTCTGTCGACAATATGTtgttaatttcatatattcaagagATGGTGATGCACGATTAGATGCTCAGATTTATTTGAGTGGTGTCGGACAAGATACAATTTGGGACGCTGATCCGCTACCTTCATTGCCATTTCAG GCATTATTTGGTAAGCTGCAGCAATTAGCAACTGTGGCAGGAGATGTTCTTCTCGGAAGAGAGAAGATACAGAAGGTTTTGCTTGCCAGACTGACAGAGACTGTGGTAATGTGGTTGTCTGATGAACAAGAATTTTGGAGTGTTCTAGAGGATGAGTCGGCTCCTCTACAGCCGCTGGGTTTGCAGCAG TTAATTCTTGACATGCACTTCACTGTTGAAATTGCACGATTCGCGGGTTATCCATCAAGGCACGTGCATCAAATATCATCAGACATAATTGCACGTGCAGTGAGGACTTTTTCTGCCAGGGGCATAGATCCACAAAG TGCCCTACCCGAGGACGAATGGTTCACTGAAACCGCAAAAGGGGCTATAAACAAGCTTCTCCTAGGTGGTTCTGGATCAGATACATCTGAGATTGATGATGAACACATCATTATGCATGATGAGGGGATGTCGGACTCTGATGGATCGCCTTCTTCCCTCTCAAGTGCAGATAGTTCTGAGTCATTTGCCTCAGCAGAAATGGGTGATTTGGATAGCCCTCTGTATTTATCTGATCCTGAGAGTTAA
- the LOC107011573 gene encoding cathepsin B-like protease 3 isoform X1: MKHIATFLLLVSVSTLVLQVVAENPISQAKAESAILQDSIVKQVNENEKAGWRAALNPQFSNFTVSQFKRLLGVKPTRKGDLKGIPILTHPKLLKLPQEFDARVAWPQCSTIGRILDQGHCGSCWAFGAAESLSDRFCIHYGLNISLSANDIIACCGYLCGDGCDGGYPLEAWKYFVRKGVVTEECDPYFDNKGCSHPGCEPGYPTPQCKRKCVKENLLWSKSKHFGVNAYLINSDPYSIMTEVYKNGPVEVSFTVYEDFAHYKSGVYKHINGEEMGGHAVKLIGWGTSEDGEDYWLLANQWNRGWGDDGYFKIRRGTNECGIEEEVAAGMPSAKNLNVELDVSDALLDASM, translated from the exons ATGAAACACATAGCCACTTTTTTGCTTTTGGTTTCTGTCTCCACCCTTGTTTTGCAG GTTGTTGCAGAAAATCCAATATCCCAAGCTAAAGCGGAATCTGCAATCCTTCAG GACTCAATCGTCAAACAggttaatgaaaatgaaaaagcTGGATGGAGAGCTGCACTGAACCCTCAATTCTCGAATTTCACG GTTTCCCAATTTAAGCGCCTTCTTGGAGTTAAGCCCACAAGAAAGGGTGATTTGAAGGGCATCCCCATTTTAACTCATCCAAAACTTTTGAAGTTACCCCAAGAGTTTGATGCACGAGTGGCTTGGCCTCAGTGTAGCACTATTGGGAGAATTCTTG ATCAG GGACATTGTGGTTCTTGTTGGGCCTTTGGTGCTGCTGAGTCGTTGTCTGATCGTTTCTGTATTCATTATGGATTG AATATCTCTCTGTCAGCAAATGATATCATAGCATGCTGTGGCTATTTATGCGGGGATGGTTGTGATGGTGGATATCCATTAGAAGCTTGGAAATACTTTGTTCGCAAGGGTGTGGTCACTGAAGAG TGTGACCCTTACTTTGATAATAAGGGATGTTCCCACCCTGGATGTGAACCTGGATATCCCACTCCACAGTGCAAGAGGAAGTGTGTTAAAGAGAATCTACTCTGGAGTAAATCCAAGCATTTTGGCGTCAATGCATACCTGATTAACTCCGATCCATACAGTATCATGACAGAAGTTTACAAGAATGGACCAGTTGAGGTTTCTTTTACTGTTTACGAG GACTTCGCGCACTACAAGTCTGGAGTTTACAAGCACATAAATGGTGAGGAAATGGGAGGCCATGCTGTTAAACTCATTGGATGGGGAACCTCTGAGGATGGAGAGGACTATTGG CTCCTTGCCAATCAATGGAACAGAGGCTGGGGTGAC GATGGTTACTTCAAGATCAGAAGAGGAACAAACGAGTGTGGCATTGAAGAAGAAGTCGCTGCAGGAATGCCTTCAGCCAAAAACCTGAACGTGGAACTTGATGTCTCTGATGCTTTACTCGATGCCTCAATGTGA
- the LOC107011573 gene encoding cathepsin B-like protease 3 isoform X2, translating to MVVAENPISQAKAESAILQDSIVKQVNENEKAGWRAALNPQFSNFTVSQFKRLLGVKPTRKGDLKGIPILTHPKLLKLPQEFDARVAWPQCSTIGRILDQGHCGSCWAFGAAESLSDRFCIHYGLNISLSANDIIACCGYLCGDGCDGGYPLEAWKYFVRKGVVTEECDPYFDNKGCSHPGCEPGYPTPQCKRKCVKENLLWSKSKHFGVNAYLINSDPYSIMTEVYKNGPVEVSFTVYEDFAHYKSGVYKHINGEEMGGHAVKLIGWGTSEDGEDYWLLANQWNRGWGDDGYFKIRRGTNECGIEEEVAAGMPSAKNLNVELDVSDALLDASM from the exons ATG GTTGTTGCAGAAAATCCAATATCCCAAGCTAAAGCGGAATCTGCAATCCTTCAG GACTCAATCGTCAAACAggttaatgaaaatgaaaaagcTGGATGGAGAGCTGCACTGAACCCTCAATTCTCGAATTTCACG GTTTCCCAATTTAAGCGCCTTCTTGGAGTTAAGCCCACAAGAAAGGGTGATTTGAAGGGCATCCCCATTTTAACTCATCCAAAACTTTTGAAGTTACCCCAAGAGTTTGATGCACGAGTGGCTTGGCCTCAGTGTAGCACTATTGGGAGAATTCTTG ATCAG GGACATTGTGGTTCTTGTTGGGCCTTTGGTGCTGCTGAGTCGTTGTCTGATCGTTTCTGTATTCATTATGGATTG AATATCTCTCTGTCAGCAAATGATATCATAGCATGCTGTGGCTATTTATGCGGGGATGGTTGTGATGGTGGATATCCATTAGAAGCTTGGAAATACTTTGTTCGCAAGGGTGTGGTCACTGAAGAG TGTGACCCTTACTTTGATAATAAGGGATGTTCCCACCCTGGATGTGAACCTGGATATCCCACTCCACAGTGCAAGAGGAAGTGTGTTAAAGAGAATCTACTCTGGAGTAAATCCAAGCATTTTGGCGTCAATGCATACCTGATTAACTCCGATCCATACAGTATCATGACAGAAGTTTACAAGAATGGACCAGTTGAGGTTTCTTTTACTGTTTACGAG GACTTCGCGCACTACAAGTCTGGAGTTTACAAGCACATAAATGGTGAGGAAATGGGAGGCCATGCTGTTAAACTCATTGGATGGGGAACCTCTGAGGATGGAGAGGACTATTGG CTCCTTGCCAATCAATGGAACAGAGGCTGGGGTGAC GATGGTTACTTCAAGATCAGAAGAGGAACAAACGAGTGTGGCATTGAAGAAGAAGTCGCTGCAGGAATGCCTTCAGCCAAAAACCTGAACGTGGAACTTGATGTCTCTGATGCTTTACTCGATGCCTCAATGTGA